In Bythopirellula goksoeyrii, a single window of DNA contains:
- a CDS encoding TolC family protein gives MAMLSRMQLAIIPLCLLAVLAGCRSRRDGAFKTTVSDDCYRAVATEIEYPVTQCSSTSEDWAVLEPLSLTSIEEPEYWDVKLENVVQLALSQSKVFRDLGGVLLRAPDSVETYWDPAIRETDPRFGVDAALSAFDAQFSTSIYGEKNNRALNNEFFGGGTRILRQDAIVFQSQLAKQAVTGTKFAFRHNIDYDANNAPGNLFPSAWNVNFETEFRHPLLQGNGMEYNRIAGPTNIPGLYNGVLIARVNTDVELAEFEIGVRDLVSNIENAYWDLYYAYRDLETKVAARDAALDTWRRIHALYESGRRGGEAEKEAQAREQFFRFQEEVQNALSGLLIDGTRTDNGSGGGTFRGNGGVQVAERRLRRLIGLPPTDGRLLRPIDEPLTAPVDFDWTESTHEAVIRRAELRRQRFETRRFELESIASRNYLLPQLDTIGRYRWRGFGNDLLDPSNNGVGEFDYAYNNLTMGDFQEWQIGVELNVPLGYRRGYTAVRNAELQLCRARALLKEQEHQVLHNLANAVAELKRSYVVSQTTFNRLDAARQQLAAVQAAFDADKAPLDLLLEAQRQLANSESRYFRSLAEYAVAVKNVHYAKGTLLDYDGVFLSEGGWPSAAYHDAAVRESLRGKPREINYASSCAPRVAYGPYDQRPDQVYHIPATPEEEGSLEESAIPIPADLQSAEPLWEPTVAAEPIPTSIEQELQLTNPATPDNVITPVNYSEVMQSLLEMAE, from the coding sequence ATGGCAATGCTTTCCCGCATGCAACTGGCCATTATTCCGCTCTGCCTGCTGGCAGTGCTGGCGGGATGTCGTTCGCGCCGGGACGGCGCATTTAAGACCACCGTGTCGGACGATTGCTATCGAGCTGTTGCAACGGAGATTGAATATCCCGTGACCCAGTGCAGCAGCACGAGCGAGGATTGGGCCGTGTTGGAGCCTTTGTCTCTGACGAGTATCGAGGAGCCCGAGTATTGGGACGTCAAATTAGAAAACGTCGTTCAATTGGCACTATCGCAATCTAAGGTGTTCCGCGATTTGGGTGGAGTCCTTTTGCGAGCACCTGATTCGGTCGAAACCTATTGGGATCCCGCGATTCGCGAAACCGACCCGCGATTTGGCGTCGATGCGGCACTGAGTGCGTTTGATGCCCAGTTCTCGACCAGCATCTATGGTGAAAAGAACAATCGGGCACTCAACAACGAATTCTTCGGTGGTGGCACACGTATTCTCAGACAAGATGCGATCGTGTTCCAATCTCAGCTCGCAAAGCAGGCTGTCACCGGTACCAAGTTTGCCTTCCGGCACAACATCGATTACGACGCGAACAACGCTCCAGGCAATTTGTTTCCCAGCGCCTGGAATGTCAACTTCGAAACCGAATTCCGTCATCCGCTGCTTCAGGGCAACGGCATGGAATACAACCGCATAGCGGGACCCACAAATATCCCAGGCCTCTACAACGGCGTGTTGATTGCCCGAGTAAATACCGATGTCGAGCTAGCCGAGTTTGAAATCGGCGTCCGCGACCTCGTGAGCAATATCGAAAACGCCTATTGGGACCTCTACTACGCCTATCGTGATCTCGAAACCAAAGTCGCCGCACGCGACGCGGCCCTGGACACTTGGCGGCGAATTCATGCGTTATACGAATCAGGACGACGAGGCGGAGAGGCCGAAAAAGAAGCCCAAGCCCGCGAACAATTCTTCCGTTTCCAGGAAGAAGTCCAGAATGCGCTTAGTGGACTGCTAATCGATGGTACGCGCACAGACAATGGCAGTGGAGGGGGAACTTTCCGCGGCAATGGAGGAGTCCAAGTCGCCGAACGCCGACTGCGGCGACTCATTGGCCTACCACCGACCGATGGGCGACTATTGCGTCCCATCGATGAACCTTTGACGGCTCCTGTTGATTTCGACTGGACCGAATCCACTCACGAAGCAGTCATCCGTCGTGCTGAATTGCGACGTCAGCGGTTTGAGACTCGCCGGTTCGAACTCGAATCGATTGCCAGTCGAAATTACTTGCTGCCTCAACTGGACACTATTGGCCGTTATCGTTGGCGTGGGTTTGGAAATGACCTGCTTGATCCCAGCAACAATGGCGTGGGAGAGTTCGACTATGCCTACAACAATCTCACCATGGGCGATTTCCAGGAATGGCAGATAGGCGTTGAGTTGAACGTGCCGCTAGGTTATCGACGCGGATACACCGCTGTGCGGAATGCCGAGTTGCAACTCTGCCGAGCACGGGCCCTGTTGAAAGAGCAAGAGCATCAGGTTCTACACAACTTGGCAAATGCTGTTGCCGAATTGAAAAGGTCCTATGTGGTCTCGCAAACGACATTCAACCGACTTGATGCCGCCCGTCAACAGTTGGCAGCCGTCCAAGCGGCTTTTGACGCAGACAAAGCACCGCTCGACTTGCTCTTGGAGGCCCAAAGGCAACTGGCCAACTCCGAGTCTCGCTACTTCCGCTCATTGGCCGAATACGCGGTGGCCGTGAAAAACGTACACTACGCCAAGGGAACCCTACTTGATTACGACGGTGTCTTCCTAAGCGAAGGAGGCTGGCCGTCAGCGGCCTATCACGACGCCGCGGTACGCGAAAGCTTGCGTGGAAAACCAAGAGAAATCAACTATGCCTCTTCCTGTGCACCACGCGTAGCCTACGGCCCCTATGACCAGCGCCCCGATCAGGTGTATCACATTCCCGCGACGCCTGAAGAAGAAGGCAGCCTGGAAGAATCCGCCATCCCAATCCCTGCAGACTTGCAATCAGCAGAACCACTTTGGGAACCAACCGTAGCGGCGGAACCGATTCCAACTTCAATAGAGCAAGAACTCCAACTCACAAATCCCGCTACCCCAGATAATGTGATCACGCCCGTAAATTACTCTGAGGTCATGCAGTCGCTTCTGGAAATGGCGGAGTAG
- a CDS encoding DUF6691 family protein, translating into MSLSKFASVLLIGAYLGILFTKSEVACWERIHDMFLFKEAYMYLIISLAIVVAMVSMFLIKKLGITTVDGKPIVYEPKPYHTGVIIGGMLFGAGWAITGACPGPIYAQIGGGAWMALFTLAGALSGMFCYAALKPRLPH; encoded by the coding sequence ATGTCCTTATCTAAATTCGCCAGTGTGTTGCTGATCGGCGCCTACTTAGGGATTCTGTTCACAAAATCGGAAGTCGCCTGTTGGGAGCGAATCCACGACATGTTTCTGTTCAAAGAAGCGTACATGTACCTGATCATCAGTTTGGCTATTGTCGTAGCCATGGTGTCGATGTTCTTGATCAAGAAACTTGGCATCACCACGGTGGATGGCAAGCCGATAGTCTATGAGCCAAAACCTTACCACACAGGCGTCATCATTGGTGGAATGCTCTTCGGTGCGGGATGGGCTATTACGGGAGCCTGCCCCGGTCCCATCTATGCCCAGATCGGTGGTGGAGCATGGATGGCCCTCTTCACTCTGGCCGGAGCACTGTCAGGAATGTTTTGCTATGCAGCTCTCAAGCCGAGGCTTCCGCACTAG
- a CDS encoding YeeE/YedE family protein yields the protein MDRFLQPWPWWVSGTLIGLTVPLLYILAGKAFGISTSLQQVGAMCAPQSKLEYLSKHDRQANMWTLVFAVGIAFGAFVATHFLSAEPVQFLPKSFVSVGGAVRLLFGGFLIGFGTRYAGGCTSGHSITGISNLNWPSLVATFCFFAGGLAVTWGLGQFIF from the coding sequence ATGGATCGCTTCTTGCAGCCGTGGCCCTGGTGGGTTTCTGGGACGCTAATCGGTCTAACCGTGCCGCTCCTGTACATCCTGGCCGGCAAAGCGTTTGGGATTTCGACTAGTTTGCAGCAAGTGGGTGCAATGTGCGCTCCGCAGAGCAAACTGGAGTATCTGAGCAAACATGACCGTCAGGCGAACATGTGGACGCTCGTGTTCGCTGTAGGCATTGCCTTTGGCGCATTCGTAGCGACGCACTTTTTGTCTGCTGAGCCGGTGCAATTCCTACCTAAGTCGTTCGTCAGCGTAGGGGGTGCGGTCCGGCTATTGTTTGGCGGTTTCTTGATCGGGTTTGGTACGCGTTACGCTGGTGGTTGTACATCAGGCCATTCAATTACGGGCATCTCCAATCTCAATTGGCCCAGCTTGGTGGCAACCTTTTGTTTCTTCGCGGGTGGCCTCGCAGTCACGTGGGGGCTGGGACAATTCATTTTCTAG
- a CDS encoding DUF1559 domain-containing protein, giving the protein MRPAQKSGFTLVELLVVIAIIGVLVGLLLPAIQAARESARRSQCVNNLKQIVLSEQLYHDAHERYTMGRETHWQEGVSWAFHMLPFIEQGNVYDSFVKEAPVFDDRNAQAMRTPVETFYCPTRREPAADRDFDNNDSPSEVQDVAAGGDYAANAGLDYHWGTTQNDWDTTPDIGAVVGPMFTFSKIKARQVIDGLSQTFAIGERHIPAEVDSEPGLEDHDKGDTAFFAADNPAAVLAGTENGLATGQYDVDRAKFGSEHGELVHFAFLDGHVAAISTAIDMLILKNLSTIADGQVVDMSEL; this is encoded by the coding sequence ATGAGACCTGCGCAAAAATCTGGCTTTACCCTTGTTGAGCTACTCGTAGTGATTGCCATCATAGGTGTCCTCGTTGGACTACTGCTTCCTGCGATTCAAGCAGCACGCGAATCCGCACGCCGCTCGCAGTGCGTAAACAATCTCAAGCAAATCGTGCTTTCTGAACAGCTCTATCATGATGCTCACGAACGCTACACCATGGGCCGAGAAACTCACTGGCAGGAAGGCGTGTCGTGGGCATTTCACATGTTGCCCTTTATCGAGCAGGGAAATGTCTACGACTCCTTTGTGAAAGAAGCCCCAGTGTTTGACGATCGCAATGCCCAAGCAATGCGAACCCCAGTGGAGACTTTCTACTGTCCGACCCGTCGCGAGCCCGCAGCGGATCGGGATTTCGATAACAATGACAGTCCCTCAGAGGTTCAAGATGTAGCGGCAGGAGGAGACTATGCTGCCAATGCGGGACTCGATTACCATTGGGGAACTACTCAAAACGATTGGGATACAACGCCTGATATCGGTGCTGTGGTGGGTCCTATGTTCACGTTTTCGAAAATCAAGGCACGGCAGGTGATTGATGGCCTGTCGCAGACATTCGCTATTGGCGAGAGGCATATCCCAGCAGAAGTGGATTCCGAGCCTGGTCTCGAGGACCACGACAAGGGAGACACGGCATTCTTCGCGGCTGATAATCCTGCCGCAGTCCTCGCCGGCACTGAGAATGGCTTAGCAACGGGCCAGTATGACGTAGATAGGGCGAAGTTTGGAAGTGAGCACGGAGAGCTAGTTCATTTCGCCTTTCTCGATGGTCATGTCGCCGCGATTAGCACAGCAATTGATATGCTAATTCTGAAAAACCTATCGACGATTGCCGATGGTCAGGTGGTTGATATGAGTGAGCTGTGA
- a CDS encoding AMP-binding protein, giving the protein MSTITSNHASPILTDMHENKNDLGCCFSNLAEMLQSRACQFPELTAFVFEDDEGNQQSWTFAQLELRSRSLGRWLARRTSVGDRVLLVYPPGLEFIAAFMGCVYAGALPVPATYPKPRRPSPRLDSIVEDCRPSLVLTHSSSLAGLCLDQQSPAISELSWEPTDLVSDDQTNSFEPISRSAENLAFLQYTSGSTSEPRGVMVSHGNILHNLEAIRTGFSIDGSVHQKGVFWLPAYHDMGLIGSILTPIYVGGTSTLIAPTTFLRRPQRWLELMSETQATISGSPDFGYKLAVTKMSEAERDLLDLSHWRLAFCGAEPINPATLDEFATAFESAGFRRSAFYPCYGLAESTVIVTGGQHPSGPRVLHVDRAAKRNHRVVPVAESNGSSQALVGCGQACKGITFRIVDPVTLEAREEDQIGEIWVQGDSVAPGYWNQEATNNETFRAKLVNHGDGEFLRTGDLGFSHEGELYVTGRLKDVIIVRGRNHYPQDLERTAQAAHEAVDLGAAFPVEVEGHEQLVLVFQWRREFRGADHEAIMHAIRTAIVEEHEIDPHAIVLIRPASLPITSSGKVQRKKCREQFLKDELAVTAQWTNHLCSGDELPAESTMELSTQPDFLAHATELSTKDLQENVQEWLVVWLSKRTNIQTGLMHPDTPFAELGIDSLTAVEVSQEIDQLLGLQSPPMVIWSCPTPKELAQYLAGELQAPKVR; this is encoded by the coding sequence GTGAGTACGATCACAAGCAACCACGCTTCTCCTATATTGACAGACATGCACGAAAATAAGAATGATCTCGGCTGCTGCTTCTCCAACTTGGCCGAGATGCTTCAGAGTCGCGCCTGTCAGTTTCCCGAGTTGACTGCTTTTGTGTTTGAAGACGACGAGGGCAACCAACAGTCGTGGACTTTCGCTCAACTTGAGTTAAGAAGCCGCAGCTTAGGTAGATGGTTGGCACGTCGCACAAGTGTCGGTGACCGAGTGCTGTTGGTTTATCCTCCCGGATTAGAATTCATCGCCGCATTCATGGGGTGTGTCTATGCAGGGGCTCTGCCGGTGCCGGCAACCTATCCCAAGCCACGGCGACCTTCCCCGCGGCTGGATTCTATCGTGGAGGACTGTCGGCCAAGCCTAGTTCTGACTCACAGTTCCTCCCTCGCGGGATTATGCCTCGATCAGCAGTCTCCCGCGATCAGTGAGTTGAGCTGGGAGCCGACGGATCTTGTGTCGGATGATCAGACTAATTCTTTCGAGCCGATTTCACGTAGCGCCGAAAATCTGGCTTTCTTGCAATACACCTCGGGATCGACTTCAGAACCACGCGGAGTGATGGTTAGCCATGGCAATATCCTGCACAATCTGGAGGCGATTCGCACCGGCTTTTCGATCGATGGTTCCGTCCACCAGAAGGGTGTGTTCTGGCTTCCCGCCTATCACGACATGGGTCTGATTGGCTCGATTCTGACTCCGATCTATGTGGGGGGGACGAGCACATTGATTGCTCCGACGACTTTTCTCCGCCGACCACAACGTTGGTTGGAGTTGATGTCGGAAACACAAGCCACGATCAGTGGATCTCCGGATTTTGGATATAAACTGGCAGTTACCAAGATGTCGGAAGCCGAGCGTGACTTACTCGACTTAAGCCATTGGCGGTTGGCATTTTGTGGAGCGGAGCCAATCAATCCCGCGACACTCGATGAGTTTGCAACGGCATTCGAAAGTGCCGGTTTCCGGCGTAGTGCGTTCTATCCTTGTTATGGATTGGCAGAGTCTACGGTCATCGTCACCGGAGGGCAGCATCCATCGGGTCCGCGCGTCTTGCATGTTGATCGCGCTGCGAAGCGGAACCACCGCGTCGTACCAGTTGCCGAGAGCAATGGCAGCAGCCAAGCGCTGGTCGGATGTGGCCAAGCTTGCAAGGGCATTACCTTCCGAATCGTAGATCCGGTTACTTTAGAAGCTCGCGAAGAGGATCAAATTGGCGAGATCTGGGTGCAAGGAGACTCGGTAGCACCAGGCTACTGGAATCAGGAAGCGACCAACAACGAGACCTTTCGTGCTAAACTAGTGAACCATGGTGATGGAGAGTTCTTGCGCACCGGCGATTTGGGATTCTCTCACGAAGGGGAACTCTATGTCACGGGGCGGCTGAAGGATGTGATCATCGTGCGGGGCCGCAATCACTATCCCCAGGACCTAGAGCGTACTGCTCAGGCAGCCCACGAAGCGGTAGATCTGGGCGCAGCCTTTCCCGTCGAGGTGGAAGGACATGAGCAACTGGTGCTGGTGTTCCAATGGCGACGTGAGTTTCGTGGTGCAGACCATGAAGCCATCATGCACGCGATCCGCACTGCAATCGTCGAGGAACATGAGATCGATCCCCATGCAATCGTATTAATTCGTCCAGCTAGCCTGCCCATTACTTCCAGCGGCAAGGTTCAGCGAAAGAAGTGTCGCGAGCAATTCCTGAAGGACGAGTTAGCCGTCACCGCGCAATGGACCAATCACTTGTGCAGTGGGGACGAGCTCCCTGCTGAATCAACAATGGAACTTTCCACGCAGCCAGATTTTCTTGCTCATGCTACTGAATTGAGTACAAAGGATCTCCAGGAAAATGTACAAGAGTGGTTGGTTGTCTGGCTATCCAAACGGACAAATATCCAGACCGGGCTCATGCATCCCGACACTCCGTTTGCCGAATTGGGAATCGATTCACTAACAGCCGTAGAGGTGAGCCAAGAAATCGACCAATTGTTAGGTTTGCAATCCCCTCCAATGGTGATCTGGAGTTGTCCTACTCCGAAAGAGTTAGCTCAATATCTTGCTGGCGAACTGCAAGCCCCCAAAGTGCGGTAG
- a CDS encoding ATP-binding protein: MQDYEKRGSFYLGRDYDLAQRKVAGEKVLYDSSDLTTHAVCVGMTGSGKTGLCLSLIEEAALDGIPVIAVDPKGDLGNLLLAFPDLLPADFQPWVDPAVAVQKGMTEPELAEQTATLWRKGLAEWDESGERIQRFNDAVDKVIYTPGSSAGIPLSILKGFHAPPQEVIDDTDIYQDLVQSTTQGVFALLGLEADPVKSREAILVSNVLDHAWRAGRSPDLAGLIHDIQQPPFTKVGIVDLETFLPAPARLELGMKLNNLLASPSFASWLEGSALDINQLLYTDEKKPRLSILSIAHLNDSERMFFVTILLNEIVAWMRSQPGTGSLRAILYMDEVFGYFPPTANPPSKKPMLTLLKQARAYGLGVVLATQNPVDLDYKGLSNAGTWFLGRLQTERDKMRVLEGLEGASTQAGATFNRQQMEATLAALGSRVFLMNNVHENQPRVFHTRWAMSYLRGPLTRDQIRTLMQPRRAEFAHEASAESDAKAELTNGGSQINTRPVLSGSIVQKYWPFGEELAEDCRLQYRPGIASDVKLHFVKSSAGVDFWRKAVALQTVDDKLPGPMWNTAMLLENTRMLEDAPPHECEFAVLPSPLTQEKNYTRWDNDLVDHLYRTERLTTWRCELLDLSSHAGESEAEFRARLGELALRKRSELVEDTKSDYANKINRAEAAVRKAEDYLNSQRSQFWMRLLEMLLVVGDALMGILGKKRSSRRQPTTAVERTMRERGQQSRAEEQLDEKVEALDRLKDDLQSRIEQIERECDPANLKLENEVITPRKSDIDVGPVVLVWLPWKIDDAGQAEPAW, encoded by the coding sequence ATGCAAGACTACGAAAAACGCGGGTCCTTTTATTTAGGCAGAGACTATGATCTCGCCCAGCGCAAGGTTGCTGGAGAAAAGGTGCTCTATGACAGTAGCGACCTGACGACCCATGCGGTGTGTGTCGGCATGACCGGCAGTGGGAAAACGGGGTTGTGCCTGTCGCTGATCGAAGAAGCGGCGCTTGATGGGATTCCGGTGATTGCGGTCGATCCGAAAGGGGATCTGGGGAATTTGCTGCTGGCGTTTCCCGATCTGTTGCCTGCGGACTTTCAACCTTGGGTTGATCCTGCGGTTGCCGTGCAGAAGGGGATGACCGAGCCCGAACTCGCCGAGCAGACGGCCACTTTATGGCGCAAGGGTTTGGCCGAGTGGGATGAATCGGGGGAGCGAATCCAGCGGTTCAATGATGCGGTCGACAAGGTGATCTATACTCCCGGCAGCAGTGCGGGGATACCGTTGAGCATTCTCAAAGGCTTCCATGCCCCGCCCCAGGAAGTGATCGACGATACGGACATCTATCAGGATCTCGTGCAGTCAACTACGCAAGGGGTGTTCGCATTGTTGGGGTTGGAAGCCGACCCCGTGAAGAGTCGTGAGGCGATTCTGGTTTCCAACGTACTCGACCATGCCTGGCGTGCTGGTCGCAGTCCCGACTTGGCGGGGTTAATTCACGATATTCAGCAGCCGCCGTTTACCAAAGTGGGGATCGTTGACCTGGAGACTTTTCTCCCTGCACCGGCGCGACTGGAATTGGGTATGAAGCTCAACAATCTGTTGGCCTCTCCTTCGTTTGCCAGTTGGCTGGAAGGGAGTGCGCTCGACATCAATCAATTGCTCTACACGGACGAGAAAAAACCGCGATTGTCGATTCTCTCGATCGCCCATTTGAACGACTCTGAGCGGATGTTCTTTGTTACGATTCTGCTCAACGAAATCGTGGCGTGGATGCGCTCTCAGCCAGGCACCGGTAGTCTGCGGGCGATTCTCTACATGGACGAGGTTTTCGGCTACTTCCCGCCGACGGCCAATCCCCCCAGCAAGAAGCCGATGCTTACGCTCTTGAAGCAGGCGCGGGCGTATGGGCTGGGTGTGGTGTTGGCGACACAGAATCCGGTCGATCTCGACTACAAAGGGCTTTCGAATGCGGGGACTTGGTTTCTGGGACGACTGCAAACCGAACGCGACAAGATGCGCGTGCTGGAGGGGCTCGAAGGGGCCTCCACCCAGGCTGGGGCGACGTTCAATCGACAGCAGATGGAAGCGACGCTGGCGGCGTTGGGGTCGCGCGTGTTCCTGATGAACAATGTGCACGAGAACCAACCGCGCGTCTTTCACACCCGCTGGGCGATGTCGTATCTGCGCGGGCCACTGACCAGAGATCAGATCCGCACTCTCATGCAGCCGCGTCGGGCGGAGTTTGCACACGAAGCATCAGCAGAATCAGATGCCAAGGCAGAACTCACCAATGGCGGGTCGCAGATCAATACGCGACCGGTATTGTCTGGTAGTATTGTCCAGAAATACTGGCCTTTTGGAGAGGAGCTGGCCGAGGATTGCCGTCTGCAATATCGGCCGGGAATAGCTAGCGATGTCAAACTTCATTTTGTCAAGTCGTCGGCCGGCGTGGACTTCTGGCGGAAGGCAGTTGCATTGCAAACAGTGGATGACAAGCTGCCTGGGCCGATGTGGAATACGGCCATGCTGCTGGAGAACACACGCATGCTCGAGGATGCGCCGCCCCATGAATGTGAGTTTGCCGTATTGCCGTCTCCTTTGACACAGGAGAAAAACTACACTCGGTGGGACAACGATTTGGTCGATCATTTGTATCGGACCGAACGATTGACGACTTGGCGATGTGAACTTCTTGATTTGAGTTCTCATGCGGGAGAGTCTGAAGCAGAGTTTCGTGCGAGGCTCGGCGAGTTGGCACTCCGCAAGCGATCCGAACTGGTTGAGGATACCAAAAGTGACTACGCCAACAAGATTAATCGCGCCGAAGCAGCCGTTCGCAAGGCGGAAGACTATCTTAATTCGCAAAGGTCCCAGTTTTGGATGCGGCTTCTTGAGATGCTGCTGGTGGTTGGCGACGCATTGATGGGCATTTTGGGCAAGAAACGTTCCTCCCGCCGACAACCGACAACTGCAGTCGAGCGCACCATGCGGGAGCGAGGCCAACAATCGAGGGCCGAAGAGCAGCTCGATGAAAAAGTCGAAGCCTTGGATCGCTTGAAAGACGATTTGCAATCCCGTATAGAGCAAATCGAGCGAGAGTGCGACCCCGCAAATCTCAAGTTGGAAAATGAAGTAATCACTCCCCGCAAGAGCGACATCGATGTCGGTCCGGTGGTTCTGGTGTGGCTGCCGTGGAAGATTGACGATGCAGGACAGGCCGAACCGGCGTGGTAG
- a CDS encoding GNAT family N-acetyltransferase codes for MLWGYVDKSMAQRTFSEIEHGSVAYEQSLALRDEVLRKPLGLHFSDEELEVERGLYHLACQEERQVLGCLVLVPHEDGTIRMRQVAVAAHVQRQGIGRALTELAERLARERGFSAVTLNARDTAVGFYEKLGYQRVGEPFVMVSIQHWFMEKEL; via the coding sequence ATGTTGTGGGGATATGTGGATAAGTCGATGGCGCAGCGGACGTTTTCTGAGATAGAGCATGGCTCGGTAGCTTATGAGCAATCGCTGGCGCTGCGTGATGAGGTGCTGCGCAAGCCGTTGGGGCTTCATTTTTCTGACGAGGAGTTGGAGGTGGAGCGAGGTCTTTATCATCTGGCCTGTCAGGAGGAGCGGCAGGTGCTCGGTTGCCTGGTGTTGGTGCCTCATGAGGACGGCACAATTCGAATGAGACAGGTCGCGGTGGCAGCGCACGTTCAGCGGCAGGGGATTGGACGCGCGCTGACGGAGTTGGCCGAGCGGTTGGCGAGGGAAAGAGGCTTCTCGGCAGTCACCCTCAACGCGCGAGACACTGCCGTTGGGTTTTACGAGAAACTTGGTTACCAACGGGTGGGGGAACCCTTTGTAATGGTATCGATTCAGCATTGGTTTATGGAGAAAGAGTTGTGA
- a CDS encoding SIR2 family NAD-dependent protein deacylase yields MTIRIGKKGISDQQQHLLERCRRDSTPHNLLDAFMTLINDREIRDGEEALHPSWFDVWEKRRARISQFGPDELVEQLTTFFNQARERDPEVTELDPQNQRICFLLGAGASKPEPSGIPTVKELLPDLLARARRLDREEVTRLAEFCESTGIDNIEDLLTAAQISEFCGRNPTIMRLIEFLLFREDHSDVGFRRSRRASVDVSSVAFLQDTLQVLFGLLSSRMLPAEPNEGHIAIANYARDRGDTRIVTTNYDCCMDLALSSLSVPYRYPLDFANSQHVPPSSDNPINLVKLHGSLNWFYCETCQEVHWIDIQKTVEDYNDDRALYPVIGVCRTCGGQRRGLLVPPLAMKFDVAPALNPLIEESASSFGDVDLIVVVGFSFADADLYISRMVSKAMQANPNTKMLIFDPMIGVVQKVREKFSVRIPDFDSSSRILSVCGDCSKTLPRFLSGAYRQSEMTGSNGDAAAEYASVETGA; encoded by the coding sequence ATGACAATCCGTATAGGAAAAAAGGGAATCTCTGACCAGCAGCAGCATCTTCTCGAGCGGTGCCGTCGTGACTCCACTCCCCACAACTTGCTCGATGCGTTCATGACGTTGATAAATGACCGAGAGATCCGTGATGGTGAAGAAGCGTTACATCCAAGTTGGTTCGATGTATGGGAAAAACGGCGGGCAAGGATTTCGCAATTTGGTCCGGATGAGTTAGTCGAGCAACTAACGACATTTTTCAATCAGGCTAGGGAACGCGATCCAGAAGTCACCGAGCTTGATCCCCAAAATCAACGCATTTGCTTTCTCTTGGGTGCGGGCGCGTCAAAACCCGAACCATCAGGCATCCCCACCGTGAAGGAGCTGCTGCCCGACCTCCTTGCACGTGCGCGCCGGCTCGACCGAGAAGAAGTAACTCGTTTGGCTGAATTCTGCGAAAGCACAGGTATTGATAATATTGAAGATCTACTTACGGCTGCCCAAATTTCAGAGTTTTGCGGTCGCAACCCCACGATTATGCGATTAATAGAGTTCCTACTATTTCGTGAGGACCACTCGGATGTTGGCTTCCGGCGCTCTCGCCGAGCTTCCGTGGATGTGTCGTCTGTCGCATTCTTGCAAGATACGCTCCAAGTATTGTTTGGTCTATTATCGAGCCGAATGCTACCCGCTGAGCCTAACGAAGGTCATATCGCCATCGCAAACTACGCGAGGGATCGCGGCGATACTCGTATTGTTACAACGAATTACGATTGTTGCATGGACCTCGCGCTAAGTAGTCTTTCCGTGCCTTATAGATATCCTCTTGACTTTGCGAATTCACAACATGTGCCGCCTTCCTCGGATAATCCTATTAATTTGGTAAAGCTTCACGGTAGTCTCAATTGGTTCTATTGCGAAACGTGTCAAGAAGTCCATTGGATCGACATTCAGAAAACAGTGGAAGACTACAATGACGATCGTGCCCTGTATCCGGTGATCGGCGTTTGTCGGACCTGTGGTGGTCAGCGTCGAGGACTACTTGTACCACCGCTCGCTATGAAGTTCGATGTAGCTCCTGCTTTGAATCCTCTTATTGAAGAAAGTGCATCCTCATTCGGCGATGTTGATCTCATTGTCGTCGTCGGTTTTTCATTTGCGGATGCAGACTTGTACATTTCAAGGATGGTTAGCAAGGCGATGCAGGCTAATCCGAATACGAAGATGCTAATCTTCGATCCAATGATTGGTGTGGTTCAGAAAGTTCGTGAGAAGTTCTCCGTTAGAATTCCCGACTTTGATTCATCTTCAAGAATCCTTTCCGTTTGTGGTGACTGCTCGAAGACGCTGCCGAGGTTCTTAAGCGGAGCCTATCGCCAATCCGAGATGACTGGCTCGAATGGAGATGCAGCGGCTGAATACGCATCAGTCGAGACAGGTGCATAA
- a CDS encoding type II toxin-antitoxin system RelE/ParE family toxin gives MAKSEIQVIEYIDEAEKNPFADWLAKLTDKAHAKVVSAIYLMKAGNFGDVKPVGGGVSERRIHWGPGLRIYFARDGSKLILLLGGGTKSRQTKDINNAKAAWAEYKSRKKNDESN, from the coding sequence ATGGCAAAATCCGAGATCCAAGTCATCGAGTACATCGACGAAGCTGAGAAAAACCCTTTCGCCGATTGGTTGGCAAAACTCACTGATAAGGCACATGCCAAAGTCGTTTCGGCAATTTACCTCATGAAGGCGGGGAACTTTGGCGATGTGAAGCCGGTCGGGGGAGGAGTCAGTGAAAGGCGAATTCACTGGGGACCCGGTTTGAGAATTTACTTTGCCAGAGACGGATCCAAATTGATCCTCCTCCTCGGTGGCGGCACAAAAAGTCGTCAAACGAAAGACATCAACAACGCAAAAGCTGCCTGGGCAGAATATAAGAGCAGGAAAAAGAACGATGAGTCGAACTAG